Part of the candidate division KSB1 bacterium genome, ATCTGTTTAGAAAAAAGTATGTACCTTTGCGGTAGTTGTAATCATCAATTTTACTTGCTTCATTCGTGGAACCTCCTGTAATGGACAATCGCTTTTTTTGGCCTTTTTCCTGGCTAATAATAGCCGTCATCTTCATATTTCCAAAACGGAACTTGGACTTTATGCCAAATAGCCCGGTACTTTTTGTACTGAAAGTAACAAACCTCGAACCGGGCAAAGAGAGGGATACATTACCGGCTTCAATACTTTCCACAATCTCGTCATCAAAGCCTTTGTATTGGAGGCGAACAGCATTGTTGAACTCGAAGGGACGCTCACTGTCCTGGTCTACAAATACATTCACTTTTTCACCAATATTTCCCTTAACCGTGAAGCGTTGGGTCTGTTTCATTTTAAAGTTGAAATCGGAGGGTCGATTCAATGCTGTTTTTACCTGGCTTCGTTTTTCGTGCCGTAATCCGCCATTAATGGTTATATTTCCGGTTACTTGTAATCCCACACTGCTGCCGCCAAAAATTTTCTGGAAAGCTGCACTTTTGATGGGGATTGGAATTTCAAATCCTACCCCAGATCGATTGGACACCTGGCTTTCTTCAAACGGACCATTTGACAAATAATTAATCCAACTTTGTTCCTGGCCAATTTGATAGCGAATATCCAGGTAATCTTGAAACGCCAGGCGAACAGGCAATTTAAAATCCTGGCCATAGAGTGTTTGTTGGATGCAGACAGATTTTAAATCATCCTGAATTTCATAAGTCGTTTTTAACCCGGGTATCTTATTGGGAAAAAGAGGATTTTGAATAATCGAATATCGTAATCCCTTGTAGGAAGGCTGGGTGATAGATGCAACAATCGGGTTACGGGAGGAGGACGTAGGACTTAACTTTAAGTAGGCCGAATACCCTTCGTTAGAAAAGATCGTTAGCGATAAGATAACCACCCAAAAAGTCGTCAACCGAACATTAACAATCTGGTGTTTGGATAATCTGAAAAAATACTTTAAAAAATGCACGCCTAATATACAATATCATAAATATTCAGTGATTTAAACAATTATCGTATCAATCGCTAACTGCTGATTCCTCCATCTCTTAAGAATAATCCATATTTCAAATAGTAATGCCGGTTAACTTATCAAAAACGACCCCGATTTTCAAGGGGAAATTCAGAAAACTTACCAACCGGCTAATGAAAGCCATGTAAAGATATCAAATTATTAATTTTGTAATAGCTCATTAAATCATCGGCACGACGGTGAATTTATCGAATTTCAAAGTCTGGATAAATGGAATCTATTTTTGAATCTTATCTTTGTTTGTCTTTGGTATACTCTGCATTGTATATTTAAAAGAACTCAATATAAATAAGTTCCTAATATTATTTATTTTATTGGCAGGATAGTTGGTAAAGGTTAAGGTTGGTTGTCTTTTTATAACTCGATGATAACTCTTGTTATCAGAGGTTAAAATAAAAGCAAAGAATAAAAAATAGAATGAGAAATCCACTATCTTTAAAAACTCTTACCCGCTACATTCTAAAAGAGCATATTGGGCCCTTTTTATTTGCCATCACCCTGTTAACCCTCATATTTCTTTTAAACATTTTATTTCGTGATTTAGGACGAATGCTTAGCCGGGGAGTCCACATACTCACTTTTTTGGAATTACTCGGATTAAATTTAGCATGGATATTTGCCCTTTCATTCCCGATGGGTGTTCTCGTTTCCACACTTTTCACATTCGGTAAATTTTCAGCTGAGAATGAAATCACGGCAATAAAAGCTAGTGGCATCAGTTTTCTTCAACTGCTTAAGCCTGTTTTGATTGCCGGTATTTTATTGGCAGCCGGATTAATTGTTTACAACAACACAATACTGCCTGAGTTTAATCATCGTGCTCGACTTTTATCAGAAGATATTTATCGAAAAATTCCTACTATAAAAATAGAACCAAATGTGGTATTTACGGATATTCCCGATATCAATTTATTCACAAAGAAGATTATCGATCAGGATAGCAGTTCTCGCTTGGAAACTATAATTATAGATGATTTAACCAATCCCAATAAACGAAAAACAATCCTTGCACAATGGGGGATTCTGCAATTCGACAAAGAAGCTGACCGTTTAATCATGGATTTATATGATGGCGAGATCCACGAAGTAGACTACAATAATCTTTCGGATTATCGTAGGGGAACATTCAACCGACATAGACTAAGCATCGATATTCCCGGGCTTTCCCTTAAAAGAAGCAGCTCAAGTTATCGGGGTGATCGAGAAAAAAGTACACAAATGATGGAAAGAGATATCAAAAAACATCGAGAATCCATAGCTACAAGGAATGAACGGATTGCCACTCTGATTGAGCAGCAATTTGTAAACGAATTACCTCTTGATCTATTTCAAAACCTAAATGGTCCGATTACACCATCTAATAGCGATGTATATATATATGATAAAACCAACACTGATCTATTCAAAATTGTGAAGACCCGGTTAAAAAACTCTCGAAACCAAATCAAACAGGAAAAACGATTAATTCGAAGTTATTCCCGTAACATCAGTTCACTTCAAGTTGAAATCCACAAAAAATATTCAATCCCCGTAGCATGTATCATTTTTATTTTTGTCGGAGCGCCACTTGGAATTGTAACCAAAAAGGGCAACATGGGTGTAGCTGTGGCAATTAGCATGCTGTTTTTTTTGATGTTTTGGGTTGGGTTAATCCAGGGAGAAATTCTTGCAGACCGTCAGATAGTTAGCCCTGCCTTTGCGATGTGGTCTGCAGACATTATTATGGGAATAATTGGATTGGTTCTTGTAGTTTTTACGGTCGGGGAAGTTAATCCATTAAGAATAAGAAAACTGAAAAGGAAGTACCCTGAAGAAACTATTAAGGATTCAACATTATTATCTTCTGATTTAGTCAGCAAAAAATTTGTTGAGTCGTCTAAAAAACCCGAGCAAGTAGACTCAATGCAAGATAAACAAATAGAAATCAAAGAAGATATAAATGACGAAGGAAGTCCAAGCCATGATTCGGATTCTGTTTTCTTAAAGCGTATACAAGCTGCCAAGGGATTAGATTTAAAACTACTTTATGATGTATTTGAGGATATTGCTCATCCCCTATCACTTGAGGATCGTTTTTATTTTTATGAACTTTTAGAGGAAATGAAAAAATATGAGCCACATTACCCTGAGAAGCTTAAAAGAGAATTTTTAAATTTTTGTCAAAGACACTAAATCAAATTTATTATTATTTTCTTATATATTCTAAAGTATCATAAATTCCTAACCACAATTCAATACAATGAACAAGTTTGATCAGTATATTTCCAGACAATTTTTCTATACGCTTGTTTTTGCAGTTGTTATATTCACTATATTTTTTATGATAATCGACCTGGTTGAAAACCTTGATAAATTCATCGATAGAAAAGTACCAAATGAAATAGTGATTCAGTATTATATCTACTTTATTCCTTATATTATTATTTTCATCATACCGATTGCTGTTTTGTTATCCACCCTATTTTCAGTAGGAAACATGGCTCGCCACAATGAATTAATTGCAATGCAGACCTCAGGGGTCAGTTTAAATCGAATTGCAACTCCCCTGTTGATACTGGGGTTCGTCATTAGTTTGTTGATGATTCTTTTTACGGAATACGTTATGCCGCCGGCCAGCCAAAAGAAATTTACTATAAAACGTAAATATCTCGACAGAGTATCGGAAAAGATATTCTTGCAACAAAATAATATTAATATTTTGCAGGATGAAAATACCAGAGTGTTCATTTCACATTTTGACAGCAAGGAGAACACCGCGTATGATGTAATGATCCAGGAGTATAAACAGGGAAGTTTGGTTGAACGTGTTGATGCAAAGAAAATGCGCTGGCAAGACGGCCATTGGATAATGGAAGAAGGAATTTCCAGGATTTTCACAAAGGACACTGAGCAAATTGCTCCTTTTGAAACCCTGGAAGTCAGGAATTTTGACATTGGCCCTACGGAATTAGGAAAAGTTCAAAAAAAACCCAATGAGATGAATCACAGCGAACTTCGTAAATTTATACGAAGGGTTGAGAGAAATGGTTCTGACACCACCAAATGGCTGGTAGATTTACACATGAAATTCTCATTCCCCTTTTCCAATTTCGTAATCGTACTTTTTGGTATTCCTCTGGCCGCTTCAGGTAAAAGAAGCGGAAAAGCTCTTGGATTTGGGATTAGCCTGGGGTTTTGCTTCTTGTTCTTTGGATTGGTAAAAACGCTGCAAACTTTAGGTTATAATGGCATTTTACACCCGGTTTTGGCAAGCTGGGGAAGCAATATCATCATTGCCGGGATAGGGATTCTTTTGATGGCAACAGCTAGAAAATAAAGTTTACAGCAAAATAAAGTACAATTAACCATAATTCTAATATTTGAATTTGAAAATTTACGACATTGTTTCGGTTTTCGAGATTCGGATTTAGGATTAAGCGATTCGACATATTGGCTAAATATTGTTGATGAGAGGTAAATGTCTAAAATAAAAAAGGCCTGTCCGAAGACAGACCTTCCGTTGGGAGGGAGGAAGCCTTTAAAAAATCTTTAAAAAACAAATGCGGTCGAAAGCGCCAATCCTATTGCTTTTGCTTTTGATGGTACTAATCCACCGCTAATACTAACCCCTGAATCTATATGAATAAATCCCAGTTTAAGACCAAATCCTGTTGATACCGAAACTCCATTTCTGCCCCCAAAACCAATACCAAAACGCAATGGAAAAAATCCAATCCCACTCCATTCGGTTCCAAATCCAAAATAAGGCTTGGTTGTAACTCCTGGTCTCTCCGAAAATCCCTGGTGATAATCGAAGGCAATCAGAAAATTGCTTCCCCGTCTCGCAACACCAAATTGGATTTCACCTGGCAGCGTTGTAGAAAACGGATCGATAGCCACTGTCTGGTCACCGTGGATGATAACCGAATCTTTATCAGAAGAGTTTTCTACATTCAAAGTGCCGTCCGTATAAAAATAGGCTTCAAATTGCTCCGTATCTTTATCCCAATTTATTTTGCTGAAGACATTCTTTAACGAGAGGCCGAATGTCCATTTCTCCTGCTTTGCCGCAAATCCGATATCGCCCGAAAATCCGGATCCGCCTTGTGCGTAACGAACTTTAACATTTCCTTTACCCTGGCTTTCAAAACCGTTATAAAACTCACCGCTGGATTCTACTACATTGCTGTATCCTAACCCGATCAAATAATTAAAATTGGCCCCAAAGTACAATTTATTAAACAAAAACTTACCAAGTGGAAATGCAACTGAGGTCGTTACACTGGTATATCCAAACGCCTCACCCGCATTATTACCGATATCGTAACTTTCATTCCATCGAATTCCCTCTAAAAAAAGGCGTAAGTAATCCTTTGATATTTTAAGGTTGGAAGCGGCTTTGGCGGAAACAGTCAATGCAAAATAACCCACTGCAAAACCGACAGCCTGAACATCAGAAATCACATCCAGGCTCAGCCCATCATCCGGGACGGTAGCAAGAATTGTTTGTATATCCGCGGATGAAAGATATTGACCAATATAAGCATCATAATGCTTTTTTGAAAAGCTGTTGTTTCCTACATTCAATCCTACGCCCAAAAGTCCAAGGGCAAAAGGCGGCCGGTCGTTTAGTGCTAAATTAGCAGGATTCCAAAGCGGTGCGGCTAATCCCCGAGCTACTGCTGTATACATCTGGCCCATTCCAAGACTGCGTGCATTGGCATAATTTTGTGCTTCGGAACTTACTGTCCAAAACAAAGCATAAAAGAGAATAAAAACGGTGATTTTTTTAAGTTTTTTCATGATTAAAATTATTCCTCCTCTGGATCGACATGATATGTAAACTCACAATAGGCTTTAACATTTATAAAATCATCCGCATAAATTCGGACAATTTCACCATCGCTGCCCGCCAAATTCAAAGAAAATCCAATAAATATTTCATCGTTAGCAAACAGAGCAATTTGCTGTTGAGTAAGTTCTACAAGAATATCACTAACGACAGCTTCGACGCCATTTCCCCCGGCAATTCGGGCCGGCTTAAGCGACAACGGCCCAATCGTTAATTCCGGGTTGGTATATACGCTGGTATCCCGACTGCTCATAACAAAGGAAAAGTCCACACCTAATGGAATTCGGTTTGATATCTGTGCCATTAGTTTTCCACTTAACACATTATCCCGCAGTTGATCCTGTACATCGGCATCGATTTCTACCGTCTCTACGTCTAACTTTACCGACTGGGATGGAAAGCTTAAGCTTAACGGTGCAGAAATAATCACGGTAGTTTCGATAAAATCTGTGTTTCTGATCACTGATTCACTACTGCCGTCCCCAATAGTCGCCACACCACTGACGATGATCTTATTTGGGAATATATTGACTAAATCAATAATGTTACTGTTGGTTTTGTCCAAAACGATGGAAGTAGGTACCGGACCGCCATTGGCTGGCGCTATTTGCTGACTAACATAAACATCTACGGATTGGCCGGTATTTTCATTGACACCAGTAATCTTGATATCCGGGTGTATGGGAAAACCAATACCATTATTGATTACCAATTCCAACCTCCCTGCTTCGAATTGCAGGCCTTCGATATCATCCGGCAAATCAAAACTCTCTTCCATCGTATCCAGTGTAATGTGAATTTTGTCCAGCCAGCCCTTGATTTCCGAAAACGATAAATTGGCCAGTCTTATACTGAGACTGATTGCATCATCACTCGTTACTGTAATGATATTTCCTTCGGAACCCAACACCCTGGCATTCCAGCTAAAATGTGTTACGGAGCCATCCTGGTTTCGTCCCGGTTTAAATGTATACCCGGCTAAATTAATAATTTCTGAAACAGTTTGATTGGACAAAAGATTGATATTCACTTCGGCAGAATTTCCGACAGGATCTATAAAATCATGCAGAAAAATATCCAAATCGACATTTATTGGAATATCGTTGGAAATATCAACTCTGAAGAGACCCGTTGCAATGGATGCGCTGGAAATCAAAATGGAGTCGCCAAGCGCCAGACTATCCGAACCGCTAAACTCCTGCGGTTCCACAATAGCCTGGGCTTCAACAGCAACAATTTCTGAGATATATACCTGGAAATCGATACCGTCCGTGTTTGCATTGATTTCAACTGGCTGGCCGCCACTACCGGAAGAACCACCGGTCAAAAAGACTTTGATGTCAGACGGAATACGAACACTTGCTAAATCCGTCGATGCAACTGCCGAAGTCCCCGGCTGAATGTCGGAATCGAACAGGATGTTAAAAAGCAACTCGTTGGTACTTTGGGATCTTGCCTGAATTTCTAACCCTGCAGATAAGGTTACAGGCAACCTGTTACTAATTGTAATTTGAATTCTCCCGGATCCAATCAATACGGATACGAATGTATCAAAACCAGGAAGCGAAACACCGACATTGTCATAACCGAAGGTCCCGACTTGCGTTACCTGTCCGTCCAATAAGTAAGCAGCCGGATAGATCTGGCCGAAGGTCATTGATGCAGCTCGA contains:
- the traF gene encoding conjugal transfer protein TraF — translated: MKKLKKITVFILFYALFWTVSSEAQNYANARSLGMGQMYTAVARGLAAPLWNPANLALNDRPPFALGLLGVGLNVGNNSFSKKHYDAYIGQYLSSADIQTILATVPDDGLSLDVISDVQAVGFAVGYFALTVSAKAASNLKISKDYLRLFLEGIRWNESYDIGNNAGEAFGYTSVTTSVAFPLGKFLFNKLYFGANFNYLIGLGYSNVVESSGEFYNGFESQGKGNVKVRYAQGGSGFSGDIGFAAKQEKWTFGLSLKNVFSKINWDKDTEQFEAYFYTDGTLNVENSSDKDSVIIHGDQTVAIDPFSTTLPGEIQFGVARRGSNFLIAFDYHQGFSERPGVTTKPYFGFGTEWSGIGFFPLRFGIGFGGRNGVSVSTGFGLKLGFIHIDSGVSISGGLVPSKAKAIGLALSTAFVF
- the lptG gene encoding LPS export ABC transporter permease LptG, coding for MNKFDQYISRQFFYTLVFAVVIFTIFFMIIDLVENLDKFIDRKVPNEIVIQYYIYFIPYIIIFIIPIAVLLSTLFSVGNMARHNELIAMQTSGVSLNRIATPLLILGFVISLLMILFTEYVMPPASQKKFTIKRKYLDRVSEKIFLQQNNINILQDENTRVFISHFDSKENTAYDVMIQEYKQGSLVERVDAKKMRWQDGHWIMEEGISRIFTKDTEQIAPFETLEVRNFDIGPTELGKVQKKPNEMNHSELRKFIRRVERNGSDTTKWLVDLHMKFSFPFSNFVIVLFGIPLAASGKRSGKALGFGISLGFCFLFFGLVKTLQTLGYNGILHPVLASWGSNIIIAGIGILLMATARK
- a CDS encoding LptF/LptG family permease, whose amino-acid sequence is MRNPLSLKTLTRYILKEHIGPFLFAITLLTLIFLLNILFRDLGRMLSRGVHILTFLELLGLNLAWIFALSFPMGVLVSTLFTFGKFSAENEITAIKASGISFLQLLKPVLIAGILLAAGLIVYNNTILPEFNHRARLLSEDIYRKIPTIKIEPNVVFTDIPDINLFTKKIIDQDSSSRLETIIIDDLTNPNKRKTILAQWGILQFDKEADRLIMDLYDGEIHEVDYNNLSDYRRGTFNRHRLSIDIPGLSLKRSSSSYRGDREKSTQMMERDIKKHRESIATRNERIATLIEQQFVNELPLDLFQNLNGPITPSNSDVYIYDKTNTDLFKIVKTRLKNSRNQIKQEKRLIRSYSRNISSLQVEIHKKYSIPVACIIFIFVGAPLGIVTKKGNMGVAVAISMLFFLMFWVGLIQGEILADRQIVSPAFAMWSADIIMGIIGLVLVVFTVGEVNPLRIRKLKRKYPEETIKDSTLLSSDLVSKKFVESSKKPEQVDSMQDKQIEIKEDINDEGSPSHDSDSVFLKRIQAAKGLDLKLLYDVFEDIAHPLSLEDRFYFYELLEEMKKYEPHYPEKLKREFLNFCQRH